GATGCTCGCTTTGGAAGCCCCGAAAGATCTGCTCAAAGAGGTTCCATCTCCCGTGGAACGGAAGGTCTGCTGCGACTGCAGGTGTCCGGTTTGCACATTGGGTCGATGCGCCGTTTCGGGCAAAGTCGCGGCAACGGGGGGAGCTTGTCTGCTGTGGATCGAACGGTAGGATGGCGCTGGCTCCCGCTGAGCCGCTGATTGAAAAGCGTTAGAACCGCAGAAAATCCGACGCAATTTAGAACACGGGGCACGAACTGGAGGCTCTGTCCTCAGTCCTtcccagcagcagcagagacgcctgCTGCACGGCGTGGCACTGCTTGCTGTACGACTGCGGGAGGGGGGTAGGGGGGTTGGGGGGTAGGGGGTAGGCCGGCGGGACGACAGACCTTCGTGGGTTCTATTTCTGGCGCGGACTCAGCAACACCTAGCATGTGCACCGCTACGCCTAACGAAGGCATGATCTTGTCCGTGACCTCGGATATGTACCAGCCACAGGACCCTTCGGTATGCCCCCATGCGAAGACCGACATATGGCGACCTCACATATCTAGTTATGTATACAGGACAGAACCAAGAGGATACCCGAGAGAACCATTCGATGCAGCGCCCTTGACTGCAGCACCCTCACGGTAGAATCACGCACCTGGCGCAGGCATTTCATTGTCGCTGTGGAAGTCGAGGAGGTCATCGTCTGGAAGCGAAACTCAACACACGAGACGAGAGTGTGCCGGTTTCATTCTGACAGGGAGGCTCAGAAGGGAAAATTCGGTGAGATACATTCCTCTCTACTGCTCGACACCCTGGCAAGCGACTCCTCTGGAAAAGATCTGCGTCGGCTAAAGGTTGCCGCTCCTCATTGCCTCAGAGCAGATCGCAGTTTTGAGCTACAACGGCGGCTAACTAAGGATAGCAGAGCCGTAGAGAAAATCACCAAGTATTCGGAGCTAGGATGTATTTATCTTGCTTACCGGACAGCCCAATCTTTGGAGAAATCCGATCAGCCATCCAAACGTCCcggtcgtcgtcggcgcagagcccgcaGCAGTCCATTGTATGCAGGGGCTGGAGATACGGAGGTCTTGCGGCAACAACTCTCTTCGCGGGGAGAAAAACAAGCTGTACCAGAGTGATCCCCGGTGCGCCTCAAGGGGTCGCAAGAAATGGAAGCTCCGTCTACGAGTTTTGCGACTGTTTTGATTAATGGGAGAGGAAAACAATTCCCGTGGGTTTGCAACGGCAATGCTTCTGCTGGCTTGATTGCAACAATCGAGACTGCTCCCTAGCTCCCTGTCGATGGAGATGGAATGCACGCGCTTCCCGTGAACTCCCTGGAAAAAAAGGCTAAGCAACAGGCAGCCTTCAGAACCATAAAACCGCATCACTAGAAGCCGCGGAACGCGCCGAGTTACAACATGCAATGGTTCACCTCAGCTACTCGCTGCGAAACATggctggcgctgcgtcgtcgcgccaCAGCGAACACTGAGGCTAAAAAAGAGCAAATTCCGCAACCCTTTCCTTCCCCACCGTCACGGCAAAACACGCGTGTCATCTGGAAGCGCAGTCACGCAGTTCACGCAAGATGAGTTCCTTTTGGCCTCAGAGAAAGGCACACCAAAGGCGAGGTTCGTGTACGAGCTGCGCCGGTTTCACGGCTGGCGCGGGTTCATCGCCTTTGCgtgacgcgccgccgcgtgccgaCAAGTTCCGGTCTCTGTTACTCAGCCACGGAAGTGAAGCGAGACGCCAAGGGAGCCACCTTTCGATACggtctgcctgcgcgccgtaTTTTGCGAGGCAAAATCTCTCGCGCCACAAGACAGGGCGCTTCCTGTCCAGCCATTTTTGTGCGTCTTTTCCTGGTATTTCCCGCGGCCCTTCGCCGCTGTTGCCCTTCCCCCTGCAATTCGCCACGAGGCAGGATCACTACTAGCGCACGTGCGAGCGAGTGAGCGGCAGGCCTGGTTGAGGAAGGTGGAGGATGGACGGGCATGCTGCTGCATCGCACCGCCCTTCTCTGCGTGTACTTGTTGATGCTCCTGATTCATTCGCTATCCCCGCCCAGAGTAGCACTGCGCAGGTTTGTTCGCCCCTCTAGTTTTTGCGCTAAGGGCAGAACGGAACGCTTGGGCAAACGAAACACATTGGCACCCGTAGAGACCTAGCGCACGACATCTCACCCCTCGCGTTTGCTGTAGGCGACGCGACGGCTTGCAGACGCACTTTCTGCCGGAAGGCTCCTGCCGGTACGAGTTCCAATCGGAGAGCCTGATGAGAGTCAGGATAAGTTCACGGACCACTGCCAAAACAGCTGGTCATTTGCAAGGCGTCTAAGCCTCGTCCCCATTAGCTTTTCCCTTGCGCTCACCCGCAAGTTTCTTCCACGGGCTACAGAAGATTAGTGATAGCAGCGAGAGGCATACTAAGGTTGGCTGCTTTCGACGCAGTACGAAGaccagcggcagctgccgcggcctaCGGGTTTTACCGAGTACACCAGTCCGCAGCGTGCATGCCCCAGTTTCGTCGGAAAGCGCTGCATGCCCATCGCAAACAGACACACTCCTCCAAAGGAAACGCTCCCGACGACGTCGTTCTGCAGGGTAATGTCTACTCGATAATTGTTTTTTGTACGTATCGCCGCTcagtcgctctcctcgtgcGGCGTCTCTACCGACTCGCATCGCCACAGATCGAGGGCGTGCCGTGCCAAGCGTTGTTTCACGCAGAAATTCGTCCACAAGACACGCGCCTACCGATGTGGCCTGCCTACCTGCGCAACTTCTCTGAAATCCTCCGCTGATGCGTGCTCCAGGCTTGTTCGTTTCTCTGCGTTACCGAGCACGCCCCTGCAGTCTTTCTTTCTCAAACGCGTGTGCCTCCTGAACGTTCGCAAAAAGGTGtgcgcgagggagagtgcCTCCTAAGcgcgggagagcgaggctCCTGTGCCTTGCTTCCCGTTGCCATACTTTTTTCGCGATCATGCGGTGGATTAGCAGCACTGGCGCCGGAGTTTTGTCGTTCTACTCCCTGGGCGATGGCGTGCAGCATGTGCTCCCGTTTCTGCCCGAGGAGGTGAACGAAGATGAGATCGCGGTACGCTATTCCCCCTGCTCCTCGCCCCTGGGCAGGGCGGATGTCGCGTCTCCAGGCAGCCCCCTAAACTTCTCGTCCTCCCCGCCGACTccagcgggcgacgcagagcttCAGGCTTTGCGGCCGAAGCCAGTGGGGCTTTTCGCTGGtgaggcagcgggcgccgcagggctcgGGCGACGCGAAAGGGAGCCAGTCGCGTCGAGCCCCTCACAGGACGCGGTGCCGCCATCCGAACACCGAGCAGCGTCTGGGGGGCAACGCGGCGCGTCAGAGGAGACTCCGGGGTCGAGCGCTGCcgggcgccttccgcgttgGGCGATTCGAAAAGCGCCGAGTCTCGGCTACGTCACAACGTGCATATTCAGTGGGGGTTGGGGTGGATACGATGAGAGTGAAGTGACGTTTGGAACGACCGaaggctgcgtcgcggcgctgccggccttGTGGCCGAAGGCCGCTCCCTGTGAGTCGCATCGGCTGGCGCGCTGCAAGGGGGAGCAGCCAAGAGGGAATCGGcagagctcgcgcgccggcgggagtTCACAGGAcggcgaagggcgaggcgatTTCCATCCGTTCCCATCCTCTCATGTTGCTTGCCCTGCCCGTCGCCGAGTCTCCCTGCCGTACACCATTCAGCATCTTCAGATGCTCGGAGTGCACACACCCAGCCTCGCTGCGTCCTACCACGCAGAGCTGTTCGATCAGGGGTTCAACGTTCCATCTGCCGCTGACGGAAGGCACCCGCAGGGATGCAAAGTCAGCCAGAAttcgtgctgctgctggccttCATCGAACGAGTCACGAATAGAGACCCGTTCTTGCTGCGGGGCCTGCGTGAGTTGCTGCTGCGAatctccgccgcccctcgcgtTGGATCGCGGCCCGCGCAGCGCGCTCTTCGCTTGTTCTGCCGAGCGCGTCTTCCTGCCGTCTCTCGAGGCCTCCCTGCCGGGGTTTTCGTCTGCGTTGGCGTCTCGGGGCGGGTGCTGTTGCTCCGCTGtgcgtcgcttcttctcctctgaTCGCCTCCTTCTTGCACTAGATAAAGGCGGCAACGGCGTGGTTTGTCAGTGGTCTTCTGtgcccgcggaggccgagggaGGTGGCGAAGCGCCAACCGGAGGCGAGTCGACAGATGACCCCTattctccgccgtcttcgttcTTCTCGCTGAACTTGCCCATCCATCGCTCTGAGAGCAACCCCATCATCACGCCCCTTCTCGCGATCGTCCCTGCGTCAACGGGCAgcacgcgtctcctctctgtctacGACCTCGTCACGTCTTCGTTCGTCTTTtacgcgcggcctcctgcgtcgccgaaGGACGGGCGCGCGGTCGGCTGCGTAagttcgccctcgcccctgctgctgcgcccgcctcgcagcgctgcagaaggcgacgcgctcgcaGGCTTCGTGGCGAGTTCGACTCCTGTCTCTGGACGTCGTCACAAGCTGTGGACGTGCGCAGtcggagacggcggaggaagcggaccGGGCTCTCCGGGGTCTGCTTTGGCGCAGGCCTCTTCACGTCTGTGCATCTCCGGCACGGCGTGGCTGCCCGCGCTGCATCCTCTgctgctcgctgcctcgagcACCGACGGCAATTTGCTCGTCTACgatctgcgcgcctcgcctcatCCGTGCGTCGTGGCTCAGCACCCCCGCGCCTCTGAGGGCGGGGCTACCCCCCGTCCCTGCGTGCCTTGCGCTGGACCGCTGGAGCCTTCCTCCAGCAGCACACGGCGGagtgcgcctccgcgcggccaggcgagcggctctccgccgccaaagaagctgctgctgctgcaagcCGACACggctccgtcgccctcgtcgccctccccTCCTGCACCCGCGACGCCGTCTGGCCGAGTCCCGCCAAACGCGTCGGgggggaggccgccgcgaccctTCTCATTCATCACGAGTGCGCCCTGGCTCACGTCGGCGGCCGTGGCTCATGAAGCCTCCATCCTGCCCTGtacctgctgctgctgcatggctagggcttcttctctgcagggagcgccgccgcctcatTCTGCGACTCCTTGTTCCGCACCTTCTtctggcgcgcctgcgcctccacgcagcagcagaagccaCCTCGAGccctcgcaggcgtcgcctcaGCCCCCGGctgagagcgaggccgccgaacGCGGTACCGAGGATacggagacgcccgcgcctccgcaggcgggtaggcgagcggagggcggcgcggagagagcctcgcggcagGGGGCCGTGAAGCTCCACGGTGGTCgagcagagcgaggcgcttgcATTGACTCGGAATCAGCCGCTCCCGTTTTTGACGGGGTAGCTGCTGGACATCGAGGAGATCTACCGAGCGAAGGCACAGCAACAACCGACGGTCAGGAAAACACATCGGTGGAGGGGTTCAGGTCTGTCACCGGGAGGCCGCACCCCTCAGAGTTCGGAGCGGGCGGCGACCCTCTGTCGGTCTTTACGGGATGCGACGCGGCGATTATTTTCAAGCCGCGCAACTGCCGTCGGCCGCGTCCCCCCGCCAGAAGCAGCCGATCAGCAGattgcgtctcctctccccgTGCAGACAAGCAGGCGTCTAGCCTAGTCGTTCTTGCGCAGGCCTCAGGCTCGGCGCCCGAACAAGCGTGTCGGAGAAAAGAGCAAGAGGCAGATCAGAGGAGACTGAACtcagcgcctgcctctgccaGCAGGCAGGACTCCGCGGGAGGTTTGCGCGGTACTGATGACGGTCCTTCCAAAAGTCGACGACaggccgcagaagcgccCGATCAAATGAGGGAGAGGCTTGGAACGGAGCTCACAGCTTCTGGCGCAGAATGCACCCAGGGCGATGACGTAGCGTCGACGTCAAATTCCTTATGTTCCTCCTCACAGCCGCCCCTGCGAGACTGCATGGGTGCAGGCAAGTCAACGCCAACGCCGCCTGGCGGGTCCAACGCTGCAGGGGGGTCTCCGACCCCGGAGCGACTTGCGCAGAACGAAGAATGGAAAGCTTGCTGGTTTTCCCAGGAACAGCGACGCTTCCTGCGGTTCGCCTCTCGGCGCATTTTAGGTGAAGCCGAAGCTGAGCCAAGCAGCCAGCCACTGCATGCATCCGTGGAGACATCACCAACGTGCTCGACTGACTCGCACGCGCCTTCTCACCGCTTGTTCCGCGCGCCCCCGgagtcttctgcctctgcggcgctgcatgAGAGAACCCATGAAATTGAGGAAGACTTCCGCTCCCTCTCCTCAGCTGTCTcttccgcgggcggcgctgccgcccgcggccaCCATCCGCTTGCGGACCGAACTGACACCTTCGCAATCTGCTTTCTCGCGTCTCTGGATCAGGCGCTTTTCCGTGGCATGCCTACGGCAGCTGAATCGCCTGCTGTGGAGCATACCGCTCTTgccgtggctgccgcgcttctccgcatctctgcgtcgccaTGTTCAGTCTTCACGTCTTTCCCCGACTTCTCGTGCTTGCCTCTTGCCGCAGTCCAGCCGCGTTCCCGGGTGGATTTTACTGCCTTGCAAGCACTCGCAAAgtccgcggcggacgacgcgcatccctcgcctgcggacgccggggcacgcacacgcgcactCGTCAtgcgtttcctctctgcagcggccgccgcggcgctctccaaTCTCCGTCTGTCGCACCGGCTCGATCAGCACATGGTCatggcgcagctcgcgggtCACCAGCAggtgcagctgctgaagctGCTCCACTCTCGCATGCCGCACCCGCGACGCCCGTTGACGCCGGAACGCGTGGAGGAAATCGCGCGatcgctcgcgcgtctcctgcgaCTCCTTCGAGGCCAGGAAGAACGCCCACACCCCAACAGGGGGGCTGCGGAGGGGGCGTTTTGCTCAGCGACCAGGGGACGGAAGCTCAAGCGACGAAAACAAGAGACGCCGCATCAGGAGGCTGACCAGGAGAAGATCGACACGGACTCCACCGCTGCCCTGGAGCGCCTCCAACAGCCGGATGGCGGCGCCCAGCAGAGCTCCGGTGCCTCCACAAATCCAGTTCGGGTTGTAGACGGCGAGGGGAGTCAGCTTTCACctgccttcgtctcccgcgtGGCGCGCCTCTATGCGCAACTGcttgtcgccggcgcctgggcggacggagaggagaagaaagaaggcgaaagtggaggggaggcgcctgctgccaGGGCGAAGGGGGAACGAGGCACGGCGTATTCTCGCGACGCGGACAGCGGCCTCTCGAAGCCCCTACACGACGAGAAAGGGTCTCAGGCGGATGTGGAGAGCGCGCAGACGTATTTCCAGCGCAACTTCGAGATTCTGCACTACCGGAACGCTCTCCAGGTGCTTCGCTATGCCGCGTCTGCTTTGTTTGTCTTCGGAGATGCGCCTTACCTCTTGGACCGGGAAGGTGGAGAGCcgctgtctgcggcctctcagGCGATTCGCGCAGCGGTGCTCGCGTGCTCCCCGTGCCCTCCGCAAAAGAGGAACTGGCAAGGGCTGCCTCGTGGGACCGCGCCAGGCTCTGAGAAGGCGGGCGAGAGCTCGCGTCAACCGGGGAACGCGGAGCCGACTCCGCTGCGGAGTGCGCGAAGTGGACAAGGGCACCTAGGGAACCCAGGCGTCCattgcagcgcctgcgcaggagacgAGTCCGCAGTCAAAACGAAGATGCGCAGGTggctggcggaggagctcgagcgGGACATACGTGGAGTATTCCGCTTAGGGCAACAGGAAAAGGAACGAGACGCCGACACTCGACTGGAACGCAAAGCCCGGAGAGCTGGAATCAGAGCTCTAGCGGAGACGGCGGTTGCGTCATTATGCATGTGTGAGCTCTTTCTCCCGACGTCCTTCTTCCCCTCTGTGCTGTTCAGTGCCCTGCGGATGACGGGTGCGGCGGACGGGGCGCCCATCCAGAGAAACTGCATGAGAGTGCTTCCGGTCTCAGACCAAGTTTTTCActcgctggcgcaggccCAACGCCTTCAGCTGCGGACGCTGGGCAGTCCGAACTTGTCTTCAGCCTTTcttgcgtctcgcgcgcgccggaagCTTGTGGAAGGCGCGCTTAAacccgcgctcgccggccaGGAAAGGTTCTTGAGGCCTCTATTGCAGTCCGCCGCTTCATGCTCAGCCCCGCCCGTTGCCTCCATCGCATCTACGGCAGGTCAAGCCCGCACActgtcgccttctgcggatAGCCTCCGCACTCCctcagctgcaggcggaACGCTTCCCAACgtcggcagcggaggcgcggcctctccggcgCAGCGTTCTGCGCTAGGGGGGCTGACCGGGCGGAGGGAGCTACAGGGAAGGACTCTGCGCGTCAAAGGCGAAACGCGCAGTCAGCagctcttctgcgtcgacgcgcgcgggcaCGTCTGCGTCCTCACTGTGTCTCTGTTGGTCATGCCGCCCGGCGCTTCGCCAAATCCGACGGAGGCGGGGAATCCGAGCGCGCAGGACGTCTgcccgcagcgacgcctAGACTCACCTCAAGAGCCGCGTGAGCCATCCGGTGCCTGTGGACGCAGACTGGGCGCGGTTGTCCCTGAGACTCAGGCAGCCGCTCGGCAGGCATCTCGAGGTTCATCGGAGTCGCCGCCGAAccggagtctccgcgcgaAGCTGAAGAACTCAGGGCCGACGGCAGAGCAGACTGAGAACGCTGTGAGGGAGGAGCGCCTACGGGTGCGCAGGGAAATCGATGAACTCGTGAAGGGAGATggagaagacggagaggacggagaaCAGCAAGACACACGCATCATTTTTTCCGCGTCTGTTGACGCCGGGAAAGACAAGCACTTGGAACGAACCCTGCGCAGAGAAACCTGTGCGGCGTGCTGtggcgcggctcgaggcgaggcggcggtcccccggccgcggcgtctggtgGCTGGTCGTCAGCCGCCGGGCGAGAGAACCGGCTTTTTCCGCGACCCTTATGCCCTCGATCCCGCCCAGCAGGCTCTGGagtgcagaggcgacgacgagccaCAGCCCAGCGATGGGCCTATTAGCcgtggcggcagcggcaggaaGGGGAAGGCGCACGAGAAGCAAAGTGCGAGAGGACCGGCGAAAAGCCAGAGCCACGCGACACTGCAGGAGAACTCGGACTCCACGCCGCCATGCAGTGCAATGGGAGCTGCGCGTTTTGGTCAGGAACAGGCAAGCGGGTCTCTTGCGGACGCGTTTCTTGACAAGCTACCTCTGTTACCGGTCTGGAGGTTTCCTCGCCGGTCTTCGGAGTCCGGAGAGTCCTTGCTGGTGCCTTCTTCGTCCAGCTCTTCAAGCGCAacacacgcaggcggcgtcgccgaatCGCCTTCAAATGCGCATGAGTCGGTAGCtctgccgtcgtcttctcagCCTACCGCCTCTGGAGCGCCAGCCCACGACAGAGAGACGGCTTCTCCAGGAGCCCAGGGCAGGGGCAAAGCGCGAAAGGCACCAAAATGCACAGCAGTGCCGCAGCAGGAAGCGGATGCTTCTCTGGTTgtggccgcagcggctcagATGCCCCGTCTGTTCGTCGCCGTTGAAGAAGACATCTGCTTTTCTGTCCGCGGGCGGAGCTCACGGGGTGCcggatgcggcggcgcacagaGCAGCAGGGTGGCCTCGTTGGCGGTTCATGAGAACGCATCTTAC
This portion of the Besnoitia besnoiti strain Bb-Ger1 chromosome VII, whole genome shotgun sequence genome encodes:
- a CDS encoding hypothetical protein (encoded by transcript BESB_076000); this translates as MRWISSTGAGVLSFYSLGDGVQHVLPFLPEEVNEDEIAVRYSPCSSPLGRADVASPGSPLNFSSSPPTPAGDAELQALRPKPVGLFAGEAAGAAGLGRREREPVASSPSQDAVPPSEHRAASGGQRGASEETPGSSAAGRLPRWAIRKAPSLGYVTTCIFSGGWGGYDESEVTFGTTEGCVAALPALWPKAAPCESHRLARCKGEQPRGNRQSSRAGGSSQDGEGRGDFHPFPSSHVACPARRRVSLPYTIQHLQMLGVHTPSLAASYHAELFDQGFNVPSAADGRHPQGCKVSQNSCCCWPSSNESRIETRSCCGACVSCCCESPPPLALDRGPRSALFACSAERVFLPSLEASLPGFSSALASRGGCCCSAVRRFFSSDRLLLALDKGGNGVVCQWSSVPAEAEGGGEAPTGGESTDDPYSPPSSFFSLNLPIHRSESNPIITPLLAIVPASTGSTRLLSVYDLVTSSFVFYARPPASPKDGRAVGCVSSPSPLLLRPPRSAAEGDALAGFVASSTPVSGRRHKLWTCAVGDGGGSGPGSPGSALAQASSRLCISGTAWLPALHPLLLAASSTDGNLLVYDLRASPHPCVVAQHPRASEGGATPRPCVPCAGPLEPSSSSTRRSAPPRGQASGSPPPKKLLLLQADTAPSPSSPSPPAPATPSGRVPPNASGGRPPRPFSFITSAPWLTSAAVAHEASILPCTCCCCMARASSLQGAPPPHSATPCSAPSSGAPAPPRSSRSHLEPSQASPQPPAESEAAERGTEDTETPAPPQAGRRAEGGAERASRQGAVKLHGGRAERGACIDSESAAPVFDGVAAGHRGDLPSEGTATTDGQENTSVEGFRSVTGRPHPSEFGAGGDPLSVFTGCDAAIIFKPRNCRRPRPPARSSRSADCVSSPRADKQASSLVVLAQASGSAPEQACRRKEQEADQRRLNSAPASASRQDSAGGLRGTDDGPSKSRRQAAEAPDQMRERLGTELTASGAECTQGDDVASTSNSLCSSSQPPLRDCMGAGKSTPTPPGGSNAAGGSPTPERLAQNEEWKACWFSQEQRRFLRFASRRILGEAEAEPSSQPLHASVETSPTCSTDSHAPSHRLFRAPPESSASAALHERTHEIEEDFRSLSSAVSSAGGAAARGHHPLADRTDTFAICFLASLDQALFRGMPTAAESPAVEHTALAVAAALLRISASPCSVFTSFPDFSCLPLAAVQPRSRVDFTALQALAKSAADDAHPSPADAGARTRALVMRFLSAAAAAALSNLRLSHRLDQHMVMAQLAGHQQVQLLKLLHSRMPHPRRPLTPERVEEIARSLARLLRLLRGQEERPHPNRGAAEGAFCSATRGRKLKRRKQETPHQEADQEKIDTDSTAALERLQQPDGGAQQSSGASTNPVRVVDGEGSQLSPAFVSRVARLYAQLLVAGAWADGEEKKEGESGGEAPAARAKGERGTAYSRDADSGLSKPLHDEKGSQADVESAQTYFQRNFEILHYRNALQVLRYAASALFVFGDAPYLLDREGGEPLSAASQAIRAAVLACSPCPPQKRNWQGLPRGTAPGSEKAGESSRQPGNAEPTPLRSARSGQGHLGNPGVHCSACAGDESAVKTKMRRWLAEELERDIRGVFRLGQQEKERDADTRLERKARRAGIRALAETAVASLCMCELFLPTSFFPSVLFSALRMTGAADGAPIQRNCMRVLPVSDQVFHSLAQAQRLQLRTLGSPNLSSAFLASRARRKLVEGALKPALAGQERFLRPLLQSAASCSAPPVASIASTAGQARTLSPSADSLRTPSAAGGTLPNVGSGGAASPAQRSALGGLTGRRELQGRTLRVKGETRSQQLFCVDARGHVCVLTVSLLVMPPGASPNPTEAGNPSAQDVCPQRRLDSPQEPREPSGACGRRLGAVVPETQAAARQASRGSSESPPNRSLRAKLKNSGPTAEQTENAVREERLRVRREIDELVKGDGEDGEDGEQQDTRIIFSASVDAGKDKHLERTLRRETCAACCGAARGEAAVPRPRRLVAGRQPPGERTGFFRDPYALDPAQQALECRGDDEPQPSDGPISRGGSGRKGKAHEKQSARGPAKSQSHATLQENSDSTPPCSAMGAARFGQEQASGSLADAFLDKLPLLPVWRFPRRSSESGESLLVPSSSSSSSATHAGGVAESPSNAHESVALPSSSQPTASGAPAHDRETASPGAQGRGKARKAPKCTAVPQQEADASLVVAAAAQMPRLFVAVEEDICFSVRGRSSRGAGCGGAQSSRVASLAVHENASYVFLATSAPSFLLYTSSAALPPYRHHDRLVFGSALAAHSASSLFHPVTAGAARGVRGSSPEVPSEPSSRAASACEAVSRGGCDACPFSVAFVLPDAPRGPRPPPPLLLSASPLLPSYPPPPFLPPSLVRPSAESSATLGSACFAGGAGKKAAGGRGSACCAGGHVHGAKKGREDRKETVFSDWLTEDEDDFLSNESDEEARGSDD